TACCGGACTGCCATTTGCAAGGCGAAGCATGGCGGTTTTAAGGACACTTCACCTGATGGTTCACTGGCACCTGCTTTAAGGTTAGATACAATCCCAACTTAATTCTAGAGAAATGAATGTGTTTCTACCGTAAGAATATGAAGGTAAAAGAATCTCACATTGATAAAAAGAGAAACATTGTAATGACTTACAAAAGGTTGGCTACTACTATATAGCCAAtcagttttatggtggaacctcaactttcttcatggtatcagagccatgtTGGCCCGTGTAAAGCCCAACAATCATACGTGCTCCATGTCACCCAATtcgtgttgtccacgtgtttgacttgaaaattcgtcatATGGATGTGTGAGAATATGAAGGTAAAAGAGTATATTGACATATGGTTTACTTTTTATGCAGGCAGTAATAAAGAGAACAAATTTGAACCCAAATGAGGTGGGCGATATAGTTATTGGTACAGTTATGGCACCTAGCTCACTTAGAGCAACTGAGCACAGGATGGCAGCTTATGCTGGATTTCCAGGTAAGTTTTAGCTTTAATTGATGGTTTGACAGCCCTTCTTTTTATTTGGTTTGGCTTATAGGGTTATGGTTTGCCGGTTTTGTCAAGATACGGTTCCCATCACAACTGTTAACAGGCAATGTGTTGGTATTCtaaagtttactaactcaataccaaaatatgtgggtgataagtttacaaactctatcacacctctcactttcactctcaataaaattggacaaagaaatagagaaaggagggaagcaacaagctttgaaaaaaaaaacacttggactttgatatatgaaaagagagtttacaaaaatcaatagcttacaagctgaaaatgagaatgggAAATGGGATTCGGATGATATGCTCTAAGGCTTAGCAAGATgtcctatttatacaaaactgaaaaaataaacaatccaacaatacatataatgaatgatggtgttccacatctttacaccctttcaaACACATGCAGCAACTTTGACAGTTGGCATACACATGCATTGCATCATGGCAGGTTGTAATAACCACCTTTCGGCTTGCACACAGCAGCTCACATCTCTGCTGTCTTTCAATCTCCTTTCGGCTAACACATGGAGGAAGCAATGATCTTTGTAGTTGCTGAACAACACCCTGGAAAGAAACTGACAGCTTGTTTTAACCATTAACAAcctgtttttatttgattttccaaCACACTTCCTCAAATTAAAACGCCTTTATCCCTAGCATTTCACGTAGCAACTTGAATGGCTCAACTGGCAGTGGCTtagtgaagatgtctgccacttgttccttcgtgtgacaatagacaagctcaattgtcttttgcttcacatgacCCCTCaaaaaatggaacctggtatcgaTGTGCTTACTCCTTCCATGTTGGACTGGATTCCTAGCAAGCTTGATAGCTGAGATGTTATCCAtatgaatcacagtcgattccacttgtggatgacacactgacttcaacagatttcttaaccaaattgcctcacacacggttgaggctacatcaacgtactcggcttcacacgatgacaaagcaacaattgattgcttctttgaagtccatgagaaagttgttgatcctagaaaaaacacatagccagttgtgtttttcctttcatcttggtcacctccccaatcactatttgaataaccaaataattttgcatcttcaccaaaattataaaatagaccatagtttagagtacctcttatgtacctcaaaattctcttggcggccagccaatgagactcccttggtgtttccatgtatcgactcacgagtccaacaccataaactatatcaggtcttgtgattgtaaggtaccttaggcttccaaccaagtttttgtacacggttgagtttacaaactcaccttctccttccttggacagcttcaatccagttgcaactggagtgttgacaatattgcacttgtccatattcaatttctccaatatatctctcatgtacttttgttgagagatgtagataccgtcactttcttgcttcacctctatgccaagaaagtatgacattaatccattgtcagtcatctcgaattcactgaacatggattgcttgaactcctagaacattgcttcattgtttcctgtaaacaacaagtcatctacatagagacaaataattaagaactcccatTTTTCACCGTTCTTCacgtaaactgaatgctcgtatggacatttctgaaatccattttggtgaaggtagttgtcaatccttgagttccaagctcgtggtgcttgcttgaggccatacaaaactttcttcaaacgatacaccttatcttcttttccttgtacttggaagccttctggttgttccacgtacacttcttcctcaagaactccattaaggaaggctgacttgacatctagttgataaattttccatttatgatgagcggcaagagagattagcaaccttaccgtgtcaagtcttgcaactggagcatagacttcatcatagtccactccatacttctgtttgtagccctttgctacaagccttgatttgtaccgatctacactcccatctgcagtgcgtttgctcttgtacacccacttaacaccaatagccttctgatttggtagGAGCTTTGTtaactcccaagtgtcattcttctcgatggcatggatctcttcttccatggctttcttccaacaatcttcttttacagcttcattgaatgagagaggctcatggtctgcatagaagcagaaaaaattggtttcttcttcttcttgtgcatATATTTCTGTGAGACTctttaacctcactggagttgaggagctgctttcttCACTAGATGTCGGACCACTCCTTGCAGTTCTGTGCAATGGAGTTGTTGTGGTTGTTTGAGCAGGTTTTTGCTCAacaggtggtacaacttctggttcttcaaaatcagtggaaacgatcttctctttactgacttctttgttgttccacttccatgcctcttcctcactgaagatgacatctctactaaccactaatttgccagttagtgggttgtagagcttgtatgccttggactcttcactatatcccacaaacacacacttttCACCTCGATCATCGAGCTTTCTCCTCTTAGCTTTTGGAAcctgagcatatgcaacacacccaaaaactctTAGGTGTGCAACATTCGGCTTGTacccactccaagcctcttgtggtgtcattcTCTTggcactctttgttggacatcgattcaacaaataaatcgaacaagctacagcttctgcccacaattcttttggcaaattcttctccttaagcatggaccttgtcatgtcaaggatggttcgattctttctttcggctatcccattttgctgtggtgtATAGGCAACAGtcagttgatgcctaattccttgctccttgcagtaggcttggaaagcattggaggtgtactctccacctctatctgatctcatagccacaagcttgtggttgctttcagcctctgtgagtgccttgaactccttgaagaTTTTTAGGGCAGccgacttctccttgagaaaataaacCCAAGTCTTCCTactaaaatcatcaatgaaagtaataaaatacctattacctccataagacatgggatccaatggaccacatatatctgtgtgtaccaactgcagtggtgcccttgctctccatgtatcaccaacagggaatgatagtcgtgcttgcttgccaagcacacaaccttcacatacttggcgtgtggcttcaatctggggtagaccaTGAACCATTCCTTCATTtaacagcaactttaggccattgaaatgaagatggccataccgaagatgccatttccatgacccatcttccattacaccgatgttgcaactcccaatctttgtgttcaacttCAACGGGAACATTCGGTTTTTTGACAtttgaacacgtgcaataagctttcttcttgcattcctgagagtgagaaacaTATCCTCCATATGTATAAcataccctttctggagcagttgaccaatgctcaaaatgttgctcttcatacctggtatgtagtaggtattggagatgtattcttctttaccatccttctggatgatttTGATCTttcctttgccttcaactggcaactttgaggagtcaccaagactcaCAGATCCATAAGGCCCatctttgagttcggcaaaaaactctttctttccacacatgtggttgcttgcaccagagtctaaataccaaacatcttgttggctactgatatcatggtgtgctagtaagactgtaagtttTTCACCAgcatttccacttgattctgccatgttgacatgctcaccatttttatatgaacattcatttgcataatgtCCATActgcttacagttgtgacactggatatgcgcctttcctcgagtagatcttcactcctgagactgaccttgattttgtgcatagcctcgacctcttcctcgggctcgtcctcggctacggttggatgaactcccacgacgtgagttccactgcccacgacctccatttggtttgtcaatattcaactttgactccaaagcttgctctagcgttgtggggcttgcattcttctgaatgcgttgctcgtgaactaggagggatccttgCAATTCCTCTGTGCTCATTGTCTCCAAATCCTtcgattcctcaatggcagtcaccacatgctcaaagtTGGATGTGAGTGACCGAAGGAttttctccacaactcgtacttcatcgagtttctcgccatttctcctcatctgatttactatcgcaatgagccttgtgtgatagtcggagatgctctctctttcattcatgtgagcagtttcaaaatctgctcgaagtgactgtaatctcactttcttgactcgatctactcctttgtagattgtactgggtgtatcccatacttgcttgctcgttgttgcttctgcaaccttctcgaacattgaatcttccaaaccctggtatagaagatacagcgccttttggtccttctttcgtaagtccttgagagtgttcctttgatccgcagtatatacagcttcttgctcggcagtgggtacaacatacccactactgacaacttcccatagctcctgtgatccaaacaatgctttgaattggatgcaccatctttcataattttctttcttcaatgtgggaacttggagttgcactaagttggacgccataactgctgcacctgccagaatggtattctggctctgataccaattgttggtattctaaagtttactaactcaataccaaaatatgtgggtgataagtttacaaactctatcacacctctcactttcactctcaataaaattggacaaagaaatagagaaaggagggaagcaacaagctttgaaaaaaaaaaaacacttggactttgatatatgaaaagagagtttacaaaaatcaatagcttacaagctgaaaatgagaatgggAAATGGGATTCGGATGATATGCTCTAAggcttagcaagatggcctatttatacaaaactgaaaaaataaacaatccaaCAATACATATAATGAATGATTGTGTtccacatctttacaccctttcaaACACATGCAGCAACTTTGACAGTTGACATACACATGCATTGCATCATGGTAGGTTGTAATAACCACCTTTCGGCTTGCACACAGCAGCTCACATCTCTGCTGTCTTTCAATCTCCTTTCGGCTAACACATGGAGGAAGCAATGATCTTTGTAGTTGCTGAAAAACACCCTGGAAAGAAACTGACAGCTTGTTTTAACCATTAACAAcctgtttttatttgattttccaaCACAATGTTCATCTAGCCTCCAGGCAGTTGCTGATGTAGCTGCTGCTATAAAAGCAGGATATTATGACATCGGTGAGAAAAACTCTTGATTATGCATCTATTTTAGCCGCTAGGTGGTCTCCATCAAtggatttgatctttgttttgaATACAGGCATTGCAGCTGGATTGGAGTCCATGACAGTTGATAAACTTGGCGGATTCAGTAAAGTTAACCCTAAAGTATAATCTAACTCTCCTTGTTTATTTGATATTCTGGTTTACGTGGTGTTATTTTGAACTGATATATGTTGTCAATAGGTGGATATCTTTGCACAACTCTTTCTTTacataagaattttttttttttaaacttgtttCAAGCATTGTGAACCGGTTCATTACTTTTGTCTTTCAGGAAATGATAGCCAGGTGAGTGACGGTGCTGGAGCAGTCCTCCTTATGAAGAGAAGTTTAGCTATGCAGAAGGGACTTCCTATTCTTGGTGTTTTCAGGTATGGCGTTGATTATTTATGTTCAATTTAATTGCTTGACTTCCTATTCTCGAGTTGACTTTATAGTACCGATACTGCAAATTCATAGTAAAGAACTCTAATTATTAAGAAACAGAAAATTGAGAGATTGGCTGGTAGGGGTATATTCGTTCTTAATAATTCTTTTCATTgctaatttttgttaatttccttGAGATTGATATGTTCAAGAATTAACTAAAGCTTTCTTTGTACTTCGTATACAATTAAATGATCTCTGTGCAGGAGTTTTGCTGCTGTTGGTGTGGATCCCGCTGTCATGGGAGTGCTTCCAGCTGCTGCACTTCCGATAGCAGTGCAGTCTGCTGGCCTTGAGCTTGATGACATAGATCTATTTGAGATAAATGAGGTGATGCATTGCTTTTGATTTCTGTAAGCTTCATGATGAATTAGCTTAGCTTTGAAGATTTCGGCTAAGCagttttatttgtttcatttaGGCATTTGCATCTCAATATGTATATTGTGTCAAGAAATTGGAGCTTGATCCTGAGAAAGTCAATGTTAACGGAGGCACTATTGCTCTAGGGCATCCTTTAGGTGCTACAGGTATATGAATGATGTTTTAAATTAGAGACTATCTTCTATTTCTGCGATAAACTAAAGCTGATATATTTTGACGCAACTACGTACTCGTTCACTCTCTGTTATCTTAGgtgatttttcctttttggtgTGCTAGGTTCTCACTGTGTTGCAACTCTCCTGGATGAGACGAAACGCCGTGGCAAGGATCACCGCTTTGGTGTGATCTCCATGTGCATAGGTATCCTTTTGCGCTCTTCCATCTAATATAATTATGAATGAAGGTAGAATATTGAGAGCCTGATATGAGAATATTGTATGTCTTAGACCAGACGCATGCTCATGTATGTTTGCATGCTTGCATCTGAtgtagttttcttttttacgtTACATTATTTGGGCTCAAGGTTTTGGACGTTCGAATTCCCTTTGCAACAGCCCACATGTTGACCTGATTTGAttatatgtttgtatataattaatttttgctTTAGGtatcattatatttgttttctgtTGTTATCCCATCTCATGCATATCACtgactaagttttttttttttttttttttttttttaatccaaataTCACTGATTAAGTTTGTTAAAGATAAAGAGAAGAGAGTCATTATTACGTTGGGATAGGAGTGTCAGTGCAGTGTCTACATCTAATATATATGCATCAGATTAGGGGTTTTTATGTGGCTGCCGAATCACACACATATGCATCGAGAGTAGTCAGTTTGTTGTTGGAGAGTATTATGGCATGCGTTAGTGTTTTAGAAGTCTTCATCATatcataatttttgttttggttgctGCAGCATGcattagattagggtttggtTTGGCTGCTGCTCATGCGTGAGTGAGGTTTTAGTGAGATGCACATGCTTTAAATTCCACATGCACTAAGAGCAGAGCAGAAAAATAGCTGCGGTTGTGAGTGCTTCATAGATGGTGTAGTCACTTCATGGTGCATGAGTATATATGATTATA
This genomic stretch from Pyrus communis chromosome 2, drPyrComm1.1, whole genome shotgun sequence harbors:
- the LOC137724780 gene encoding 3-ketoacyl CoA thiolase 1, peroxisomal-like, whose amino-acid sequence is MQDPLFGKVERDFGALSGFNFCRWGCAAYRGTAAFGDDVVIVAAYRTAICKAKHGGFKDTSPDGSLAPALRAMLARAVIKRTNLNPNEVGDIVIGTVMAPSSLRATEHRMAAYAGFPGIAAGLESMTVDKLGGFRNDSQVSDGAGAVLLMKRSLAMQKGLPILGVFRSFAAVGVDPAVMGVLPAAALPIAVQSAGLELDDIDLFEINEAFASQYVYCVKKLELDPEKVNVNGGTIALGHPLGATGSHCVATLLDETKRRGKDHRFGVISMCIDQTHAHVCLHACI